One genomic segment of Candidatus Zixiibacteriota bacterium includes these proteins:
- a CDS encoding DUF1573 domain-containing protein — MNSLKLFFYLVFILVVLTGSQLQGQDPAAELVIPDSLFDFGYFAVDGKVMHRFWLYNEGDDTLRIIKVKAHCGCSTAPIQSDNIAPGDSTYVDFYFDSKRLTGLVKKSASIISNDPERPLRDITIVAFTGQPHPLVEITPEVINMGRLSMDKLDNVFVAEIKNKMEDDVNLNLVDFSEAYVRAELADTILKAGETTKLKMTLLRIPNKPHYYHFSASMDAYLEDGKKKRFTIPAVGRLNRIE, encoded by the coding sequence ATGAATTCGCTCAAGCTGTTTTTCTACCTGGTTTTTATACTTGTAGTACTGACTGGTTCACAATTACAGGGCCAGGATCCGGCCGCAGAGCTGGTTATCCCGGATTCGCTGTTTGATTTCGGTTATTTTGCCGTGGACGGCAAGGTCATGCATCGCTTCTGGCTCTACAACGAGGGCGACGACACCCTCAGGATAATCAAGGTCAAGGCCCATTGCGGATGTTCGACCGCGCCGATTCAGAGCGACAATATCGCTCCCGGCGATTCCACCTATGTCGACTTCTACTTCGATTCCAAGCGCTTGACCGGGCTTGTCAAAAAGAGCGCCAGCATCATCTCCAATGATCCCGAACGACCATTACGTGATATCACCATCGTGGCTTTCACTGGGCAACCGCACCCGCTGGTGGAAATTACACCGGAAGTTATCAATATGGGCCGCTTGTCGATGGATAAACTCGATAATGTTTTCGTGGCTGAGATTAAAAACAAGATGGAAGATGACGTTAATCTCAATTTGGTCGATTTCTCGGAAGCCTATGTTCGTGCCGAACTGGCTGATACGATTTTAAAAGCAGGTGAGACTACAAAGCTGAAAATGACTCTTCTGCGAATACCGAACAAACCTCATTACTATCATTTTTCCGCTTCCATGGATGCCTATTTGGAAGATGGCAAGAAAAAGCGCTTTACAATACCCGCAGTTGGCAGACTGAACCGGATCGAGTAA
- a CDS encoding cation diffusion facilitator family transporter produces the protein MTVPDENASTYESRQAEADKTTVVSIIANAFLLIAKIIGGTFGRSQALLADAINSLLDLVANMVVYMGRMIARKPPDREHRYGHGQADTLAAIFVAFTLLIVGGYIVYQAIHVIIHKNYVAPTTLATVIAVFTIVLKEILYRWTIRVGRESKSPAIIANAYDHRSDAYASLGALIGIIAAQLKWPILDPIAGIWIALLIIRNAIVLIRENVHSLMGGNPEPESEQQVLETLNKVTGIKSVRDLKLRSMGTYLIVDVVIMVDQGLTVRDGHDIASECKQFLIKSNGRIQDVMVHVEPFDNSQEKR, from the coding sequence ATGACCGTCCCTGATGAAAATGCAAGTACTTACGAGAGCCGTCAGGCGGAGGCCGATAAAACTACGGTTGTCTCGATTATTGCCAACGCTTTTTTGCTTATAGCCAAGATTATCGGGGGCACTTTCGGTCGCTCGCAAGCACTTCTGGCCGATGCTATCAATTCCCTTCTGGATTTGGTTGCCAACATGGTGGTCTACATGGGGCGCATGATCGCCCGCAAGCCTCCCGACCGGGAACATCGCTACGGCCATGGTCAGGCTGACACGCTGGCGGCTATCTTCGTGGCCTTTACGCTATTGATCGTCGGTGGCTACATCGTGTACCAGGCGATTCATGTCATCATCCACAAAAACTATGTCGCCCCGACTACACTGGCAACTGTGATCGCGGTTTTCACAATCGTGCTCAAAGAGATACTCTACCGCTGGACGATCCGTGTCGGGCGCGAAAGCAAGAGCCCGGCGATTATCGCCAACGCATACGACCACCGTTCCGATGCCTACGCCTCACTGGGTGCCCTGATAGGAATCATCGCCGCCCAGCTCAAATGGCCGATACTTGACCCGATCGCCGGTATCTGGATCGCCCTTTTAATCATCCGTAACGCCATAGTGCTGATACGGGAGAATGTTCATTCGCTCATGGGAGGTAATCCCGAACCTGAATCAGAACAACAGGTTTTGGAAACCCTCAACAAGGTCACAGGTATAAAATCAGTGAGAGATCTAAAACTGCGGAGCATGGGTACGTATCTAATAGTTGACGTTGTCATTATGGTGGATCAGGGTTTAACGGTCAGGGACGGTCATGATATTGCTTCTGAATGCAAGCAGTTCTTAATCAAATCTAACGGCAGAATACAGGATGTAATGGTTCATGTGGAACCTTTTGATAACTCTCAGGAGAAACGATGA
- a CDS encoding pyridoxal-phosphate dependent enzyme, translating to MKYVENIIDLIGHTPLLKLGKTAEGISAPIFLKMEYLNPAGSVKDRMASYIIRDAEKRGVIKKTDKIVDNSSGNAAVAVSMVAANLGYKAVFAVADKTSQEKIDLIKAYGAEVIVTPTEVSWDDPRSNYMVAYELGQKEGYFYLSQYHSQKNVEAHYMRTGPEIWEDTEGRITHLVAGIGTGGTISGAGRYLKEKNPDIKIIGVDPEGSLFYDWIKTGRTEGIEHYPCKVEGIGTDMVVRAFHPEVVDDVIRVYDRDAFLTSRKLARQEGILTGGSTGAHIHAALQVARKLDDTAMVVTLACDSGQRYLTKMYSDEWMKAQGFDI from the coding sequence ATGAAATACGTTGAAAACATAATTGACCTGATCGGTCATACCCCGCTCTTGAAACTGGGCAAAACCGCTGAAGGTATTTCTGCGCCGATCTTTTTGAAAATGGAATACCTCAATCCGGCCGGCTCGGTCAAGGACAGGATGGCCAGTTATATCATCAGGGATGCCGAAAAGCGCGGTGTGATAAAAAAAACCGATAAGATTGTTGATAATTCCTCCGGCAACGCGGCAGTAGCGGTCAGTATGGTCGCGGCAAATCTCGGTTATAAAGCGGTCTTTGCCGTGGCGGATAAAACCAGCCAGGAGAAAATCGACCTGATCAAGGCGTATGGTGCCGAGGTTATTGTGACACCGACTGAAGTGAGCTGGGATGATCCTCGAAGTAATTACATGGTCGCTTATGAACTGGGGCAAAAAGAAGGTTACTTTTATCTCTCGCAGTATCATTCCCAGAAAAACGTGGAAGCTCACTATATGCGCACCGGGCCTGAAATCTGGGAAGATACCGAAGGCCGGATCACACATCTCGTGGCCGGGATCGGTACGGGTGGAACTATCTCCGGGGCCGGACGTTACCTCAAGGAAAAAAATCCCGATATAAAGATTATTGGTGTTGACCCGGAAGGTTCGTTGTTTTACGACTGGATCAAAACCGGCCGGACTGAAGGAATTGAGCATTATCCCTGCAAGGTCGAGGGTATCGGCACCGACATGGTAGTGCGGGCCTTCCATCCCGAGGTAGTCGATGACGTCATCCGAGTATATGACCGGGACGCTTTTTTGACTTCCCGTAAACTGGCGCGCCAGGAGGGCATCCTGACCGGAGGCTCAACCGGGGCTCATATCCATGCCGCCCTTCAGGTCGCGCGCAAGCTCGATGATACCGCAATGGTGGTTACTCTGGCCTGTGATTCCGGGCAGAGATATCTGACCAAGATGTATTCGGATGAGTGGATGAAAGCGCAAGGTTTCGATATATAA
- a CDS encoding response regulator, whose protein sequence is MTDSEIFKGMKHYKIILADDHQMFRNGIINLLRDYEDFEVVGEAGNGREALQIASEIPPDIMIVDIGMPILNGLETVRQLTAHHPDVRSLMLSMYISEEYVKQALIAGVHGYILKESAFEELVWALQAVVKGEHFLSPAVCSIVIGEYLKQYTGKERKKALDNLTAREREVIQLVAEGKTTKDISKILYISPKTVEAHRSNISNKLNLKSVEEIRDYAVRKGFVIGSK, encoded by the coding sequence GTGACTGATTCTGAAATCTTTAAGGGTATGAAACACTACAAGATTATTCTTGCTGACGATCATCAGATGTTCCGCAACGGTATAATCAATCTTTTGCGGGATTATGAAGATTTCGAAGTCGTGGGAGAGGCCGGGAACGGCCGGGAAGCTCTCCAGATAGCTTCTGAAATTCCACCGGACATCATGATTGTCGATATCGGTATGCCGATTTTGAACGGATTGGAAACGGTCAGGCAGTTGACCGCTCATCATCCCGATGTGCGTTCGTTGATGTTGAGCATGTATATCAGCGAAGAGTATGTCAAACAGGCATTGATCGCGGGGGTTCATGGGTATATACTCAAGGAAAGCGCGTTTGAGGAACTGGTTTGGGCGCTTCAGGCGGTCGTAAAGGGCGAACACTTCCTTTCACCTGCTGTATGTTCGATTGTGATCGGAGAATATCTTAAACAATATACCGGCAAAGAACGTAAGAAAGCCCTCGACAACCTGACTGCCCGAGAACGCGAGGTGATCCAGCTTGTGGCCGAGGGTAAAACAACCAAAGACATTTCAAAAATACTATATATTTCCCCTAAAACAGTCGAGGCTCACCGCTCAAACATCTCCAACAAGTTAAATCTGAAGAGTGTCGAAGAGATCAGGGATTACGCAGTTAGAAAAGGTTTCGTTATCGGCAGTAAGTAA
- a CDS encoding RNA-splicing ligase RtcB yields the protein MKMHKISDGIWQIDPDQKHGMRVPAVIYASDRLIDAMEDGVKEQITNVACLPGIVKKAMVMPDGHNGYGFPIGGVAAFSTEDGVISPGGIGFDINCGIRMLRTGLTRQEVMPKLEDLIKALFKAVPTGVGCKGQLNLSRKDFNDVISGGVKWCRDNGYATQGDFDSIEENGWLKWADPDTVSERAVKRGINQLGTLGSGNHFLEIGVVTENNIFDSQAAQKMGIDRSDQIVIMIHCGSRGFGHQVASDYLKSMTKAMHKYGIKVNDRELACAPFKSDEGQKYFKAMACGANMAFANRQIITHRVREVFSRVFNKDPHQLGISTVYDVCHNIAKKENYTVDGRDMEVVVHRKGATRSFGPDRDGVPERYRGLGQPVIVGGSMQTGSYLMLGTEYADRETFGSTLHGSGRTMSRSKAKKQVHGKSLLKEMREAGIYVQAASMPGLAEEAGIAYKQIDDVIQAIDDLGISKKVVKILPLGNIKG from the coding sequence ATGAAAATGCATAAAATCTCGGATGGAATATGGCAGATCGATCCGGACCAGAAGCATGGTATGCGGGTTCCGGCGGTAATTTACGCGTCCGACCGCCTGATCGACGCGATGGAGGATGGGGTCAAGGAGCAGATTACAAATGTCGCCTGCCTGCCGGGAATAGTCAAGAAGGCAATGGTTATGCCGGACGGCCATAACGGCTATGGTTTCCCGATTGGAGGAGTGGCCGCCTTTTCGACCGAGGATGGAGTGATTTCTCCGGGCGGTATAGGTTTCGATATCAACTGCGGGATCAGGATGCTGAGAACCGGTCTGACCCGGCAGGAAGTCATGCCTAAACTCGAAGACCTGATCAAGGCGCTGTTTAAGGCCGTACCCACAGGTGTAGGATGTAAGGGACAGCTCAATCTTTCCCGCAAAGACTTTAACGACGTAATTTCCGGCGGAGTGAAATGGTGCCGGGATAATGGATATGCCACCCAGGGCGATTTTGATTCGATCGAAGAAAATGGATGGTTAAAATGGGCCGATCCGGACACCGTGTCGGAACGGGCTGTAAAAAGAGGGATCAATCAGCTCGGTACGCTCGGTTCAGGCAATCATTTTCTTGAAATCGGCGTGGTAACAGAAAACAACATCTTTGACAGCCAAGCGGCGCAGAAGATGGGTATCGACCGTTCTGATCAGATCGTGATCATGATTCACTGCGGTTCACGAGGTTTCGGCCACCAGGTCGCCTCGGATTATCTCAAGAGTATGACCAAAGCTATGCACAAGTATGGTATCAAGGTTAATGACAGGGAACTGGCATGCGCGCCGTTTAAATCCGACGAAGGCCAGAAGTATTTTAAAGCGATGGCCTGTGGGGCCAATATGGCCTTCGCCAACCGCCAGATAATTACCCACCGTGTACGTGAGGTATTCAGCAGGGTCTTCAACAAGGATCCTCATCAGCTGGGCATTTCGACCGTTTATGATGTCTGTCACAATATCGCCAAGAAAGAAAACTACACTGTCGACGGGCGCGACATGGAGGTGGTCGTTCATCGCAAGGGAGCCACTCGCTCTTTCGGTCCCGACCGGGATGGTGTTCCGGAACGTTATCGTGGCCTGGGACAGCCGGTTATCGTGGGGGGGTCGATGCAGACCGGATCGTACCTGATGCTGGGAACCGAGTATGCCGACCGGGAGACATTCGGCTCGACTTTACATGGTTCCGGGCGGACTATGTCACGCTCAAAGGCCAAAAAGCAGGTTCACGGTAAATCGCTTTTAAAAGAGATGAGAGAAGCTGGTATTTATGTCCAGGCGGCCTCAATGCCGGGTCTGGCGGAGGAGGCTGGTATTGCGTATAAGCAAATCGATGATGTTATCCAGGCAATAGACGATCTGGGAATATCAAAAAAAGTGGTAAAAATTCTGCCTCTCGGCAACATCAAAGGCTGA